From the Lathyrus oleraceus cultivar Zhongwan6 chromosome 3, CAAS_Psat_ZW6_1.0, whole genome shotgun sequence genome, the window aagcaagtgagttcttAAGGATAATAAAGAAATCTGATTACAAGATAGTTGATCAATTGCATCAAACGccatcaaaaatatctatcttgtccttgcttctgaattccgaagctcatagggaggctctactaaaagtgcttgctcaggctcatgttacccaggatataacggtcggccaattcgatggagtggtcgccaatatcacagcctgcaacactctaagcttcagtaatgaagagctgcccaaagaggggaagaatcacaaccgcgccttgcatgtatccataaagtgccaagaagatgctctggccagagttttagttgacactggatcatccctcaatgttctaccaaagagggcacttTCTAAACTGTCTTACCAAGGTTCGGAGTTGAAACCTAGTGCGCTTGTggtgaaagcatttgatggttcaCGGAGGACAGTAGTGGGGGAGGTAGAATTACCGATACAGATtggaccgcatgtattccccattaatttccaagtcatggacataaatccagcTTATAACTGCCTGTTGGGacgtccatggatacatgctgctggggcagtaacttctactctgcatcaaaagatgaagttcgTTGTCGATAACAAACTCGTTATTGTCTCAGGTGAAGAGGACTTCatcatcagtcaactctcctctttccgttatattgaggctgatgaggatgccttagaaacTTCTTTTCAAGCCCTTGAAATATCCAATGCTACACTTGAAGAGGTTAAGGATCCTGTTGAGAAAGCTAGTTTGTCATTCGCTTCTTTGAAGAGTGCAAaatcagcagttgaaagtggaggccctgcaggttgGGGGCAGGTTATCAACGTCAACGAGAAGAATGaccgttttggtttggggtacaagccttctgctaatggaggagccctggtccctgcaaaggaccgtgtgcggagcattcaagaagttttcctgagcaaaggatttatccatggagaacaagttggtgcagtggaagatgacactgaagatgAGGAAGCATCGAATCTGATATACCGGTGTGAAGCAGCCCTAACAAACTGGGAAGCGGTTGAGATTCCGgaagtttttcctgtgtcaaagtaattgttgttttcctttgtgtgtttttgaaaatccttagctctgcccaaggctaatggatcatttgtagggccccttttgaatttcaaaaaaaatcattatgacaaataaagtgcattttgttcaaattcttgtcgttcatttatctgttgtttttcttaaaatggcaatcctttcaaaaactacaaaaatatttttttactttCTTTTGCATGTTATTTCCATTTATCTAAAAAAcatcattaaaaaacatgcagaataatcaataaaccggttgaattcgatgaccccgctacttcctataattttgaactccccatttaccaagcggaagaggagagtgaggaagattgtgatttccctgaagaactggaaaggatgctcgagcacgagtcaaaggcccttcagccacatcaagaaccagtggaaacaatcaaccttggcaccgaggaagacaagaaagaggtcaaagtcGGGACTACGCTTGAGGCAAGCATCAAggaaagattgatcaagttgctacatgaatatgtagatgtatttgcttggtcatatcaggatatgccaggtttagatactgacattgttgtccacaagataccactacagccagattgtccgccagtgaagcagaagctccgaagagcaagacccgacatggctctaaagatttgtgacgaggtgaaacgtcaatttgatgccggttttctagcagttgcaaagtaccctcaatgggtagccaacattgtgccagtacccaaaaaggatggcaaggtcaggatgtgcgttgattatagggatttaaacaaagctagtccaaaggacgatttccccctgccacatattgacacgctggtagacaacactgctaggttcgcagtcttctcctttatggacggattctcgggttataatcaaatcaagatggatccagaggacatggaaaagaccacattcatcaccccttggggaacattttgctacaaggtaatgccattcggtctcaaaaatgctggggcaacttaccaaagagcaatggtcactcttttccatgatatgatgcataaggaaattgaggtctatgtggatgatatgattgcaaaatctcaaagtgaagaggatcatatagaccacttgcagaagctgtttgagcgtcttcggaaatttcgactacgactgaatcctgctaaatgcaccttcggtgtccgatccggaaagttgcttggtttcattgttagccAACGAGGAATCGAGGTGGACCCTGACAAAGTCcgagctatacaagagatgcctgctccatgcaccgagcgagaggttagaggcttcctgggacgtttgaattatatctcaaggtttatctcacatatgacggccacatgtgagcctatcttcaaattgcttcgaaaagatcaagcagttgaatggaattctgattgccaaatggcttttgagagggtcggacaatacctgcaagagccccctattctaattccacctgttcaggggagaccactctttatgtacttaactgttcttgaaaagtcaatgggatgtgtgttgggacaacatgacgaaactggtcgaaaggaacatgctatctactatctaagtaagagatttaccgattgtgaaacccgatattcactcttggagaaaacttgttgtgctttagcatgggccgctcgtcgtctaagacaatacatgatttgccacactactttgttgatctccaaaatggatccaataaagtacatctttgaaaagcctgctttgactggaagactcgcccgttggcagatgttactatctgagtatgacatccaatatgtgtctcagaaagccatcaaaggaagtgtgttgtctgattacttggcaaaccagcccgttgaagattaccagtcgttgaagtttgacttcccggatgaagacatcatggTAGTGAAAGACTGTGAAATCCCAGGACctgatgaaggacctgaacccgggtctcggtggaagctcatgtttgatggttcctccaactacatggggcatggcgtaggagctgTCCTGTTAAATCCAAATGGTGGATATACTCCTTTCACggcaaggttgtgttttgattgcacgaacaatatagcagaatatgaggcgtgcatcctaggcattgaagcagcaattgatctccgaatcaaaatccttgaagtatgtggagattcagccttggtgatataccaagtcaagggcgaatgggaaacccgtgataccaagttgatcccatatcgtgcccATGTCATGGAATtgataaaatactttgacgagatcactttccgtcatatcccgagaactgagaatcaaattgccgatgctttggctatgttggcttcaatgtaccaagtcagattccataatgaagcacctctcattcaaatcgagcggaaagttgagcctgcctactgccagtcagttgaagaggaagccgatggtaaaccctggtttcacgacatcaaatgctttttgcaaaatcaagaatatccaacagatgccacaacccttgacaagaaaacattgaggaagttagcatccaaattcttcttaagcaatggtgtgttgtacaagagaaatcacgacatgattctgctcagatgcgtggatgaacgtgaagcggacatgttgatcaaggagattcatgaaggatcctttggaactcatgccaatgggcatgccatggccaagaagattttgagagctggttattactggttgaccatggaatccgactgcttcaattatgctagaaaatgtcataaatgccaaatctatgccgacaaggtacacgtgcctccaACCCTACTCAATGTTTTGACGTCGCCTTGGCccttctcaatgtggggcatcgacatgattggcgccatcgagcctaaagcttccaatggtcaccgcttcatcctggtcgccattgattactttaccaaatgggtagaagccgcctcttatgctaatgtgacaaaacaagtggttgcacggtttctcaagaaagagatcatttgccgttatggaattccaagccggatcatcacagataatgggacgaatctgaacaataagaccatgaaagaattatgcgagagtttcaagattgagcaccataactcttcaccatatcgtccaaagatgaatggcgctgttgaagccgctaacaaaaacatcaagaagatcctgcagaaaatggtgaaaacctataaggattggcacgaaatgctacctttcgcactgcatggataccggacttccgtccgcacttcaacaggggcaaccccattctctttggtatatgggatggaagcagttctcccaattgaagtagagataccttcaatgagaatcttgatggagaccaagctagaagaggctgagtggattcaaaatagatttgatcagttgaacctcatagatgagaagcgattgacttctttgtgccatggacaattataccagaaacggcttaaaagggcttttgacaagaaagtacgtgttcgggaattcagagaaggagacctcgtgcttaagaagatccTGCCAATACACAAAgactcacgtgggaagtggactcccaattatgaaggcccatatgttgtaaagaaagttttctccggaggagccttgattctcacaactatggatggtgaagaactctcacaccccgtgaac encodes:
- the LOC127131270 gene encoding uncharacterized protein LOC127131270, yielding MPEEGPFVSKELKPFQKLASLTSSHVKWYIRDWETENVIVSIGDFPNVSLIGTKGCINYNPMLSLRQHGYPMNGPPKVEALEPFILHGVEMDHPMVKKIKRSWQAVIRKGKELGRRNVIAQEPYICWVRERVQIIKLPYPFDPSIYPVIPEPEPILPEDVEKLNNRIKELELENADLRIRLGRVSVENGNLKDDQQKKDKELEVSNKRARESEARREKFGQALFSTKSVFKSKEEELDRALLRIQKLNKTLELTLEMKREARLISEIRTRELENTIQKYKDALEREKLKTEESERVCTRLKHHLDRADARIQALEGGDQDAAYMVLLNECRYWRNLYRDIEATKAEDVRIIQDLQGLYTEWKGKFLKLSGFASSIMRELPEKLQEADWCMCPENTPHQVYNFIKFCPTIEPQPARAVPTTWPTYGLPPGFTPAVEGAPGFAPSAQQTAPLPTINENHPVVHTFAPPLVRAHVQPYFEDQQHAPDFSDEDEERQEDLRGMKENYQLLEKRLRAMEGDQVFGATAKEMCLVSGLVIPAKFRTPDFDKYEGHSCPKSHLIMYYRKMAAHVEDDKLMIHCFQDSLRGAPSKWYLSLDQSRIRCFQDLSDAFIQHYKYNMDMAPDRRQLLNLVEKKILSFRDVGPNVKNNPLPAHGDVNAVEDASDVCVIKNVEDVKTPLLALHAGLVRARLIDTCHDSCEECAIQPKGCKVVRNDIQNLMNQGILQICGPTTNEEISVIEPVFNIPEPFEVTYHRRDVVHPSPVVVCMPTPFPFESTKAVPWKYGITMVDGVVDGKPEATESKKGVENVDTDITNIAGTSRMTRSGRIYTPNFDVNPQEPARGTTNVNPTPERGGAQPAVQTDEAKTSFQALEISNATLEEVKDPVEKASLSFASLKSAKSAVESGGPAGWGQEDKKEVKVGTTLEASIKERLIKLLHEYVDVFAWSYQDMPGLDTDIVVHKIPLQPDCPPVKQKLRRARPDMALKICDEVKRQFDAGFLAVAKYPQWVANIVPVPKKDGKVRMCVDYRDLNKASPKDDFPLPHIDTLVDNTARFAVFSFMDGFSGYNQIKMDPEDMEKTTFITPWGTFCYKVMPFGLKNAGATYQRAMVTLFHDMMHKEIEVYVDDMIAKSQSEEDHIDHLQKLFERLRKFRLRLNPAKCTFGVRSGKLLGFIVSQRGIEVDPDKVRAIQEMPAPCTEREVRGFLGRLNYISRFISHMTATCEPIFKLLRKDQAVEWNSDCQMAFERVGQYLQEPPILIPPVQGRPLFMYLTVLEKSMGCVLGQHDETGRKEHAIYYLSKRFTDCETRYSLLEKTCCALAWAARRLRQYMICHTTLLISKMDPIKYIFEKPALTGRLARWQMLLSEYDIQYVSQKAIKGSVLSDYLANQPVEDYQSLKFDFPDEDIMVVKDCEIPGPDEGPEPGSRWKLMFDARLCFDCTNNIAEYEACILGIEAAIDLRIKILEVCGDSALVIYQVKGEWETRDTKLIPYRAHVMELIKYFDEITFRHIPRTENQIADALAMLASMYQVRFHNEAPLIQIERKVEPAYCQSVEEEADGKPWFHDIKCFLQNQEYPTDATTLDKKTLRKLASKFFLSNGVLYKRNHDMILLRCVDEREADMLIKEIHEGSFGTHANGHAMAKKILRAVNVLTSPWPFSMWGIDMIGAIEPKASNGHRFILVAIDYFTKWVEAASYANVTKQVVARFLKKEIICRYGIPSRIITDNGTNLNNKTMKELCESFKIEHHNSSPYRPKMNGAVEAANKNIKKILVYGMEAVLPIEVEIPSMRILMETKLEEAEWIQNRFDQLNLIDEKRLTSLCHGQLYQKRLKRAFDKKVRVREFREGDLVLKKILPIHKDSRGKWTPNYEGPYVVKKVFSGGALILTTMDGEELSHPVNSDAVKK